TCGCGGGCGGCGTTCCCAGCCAGCTCCAGGATCTCAGCGGTCAGATACTCGAGCACAGCGGCCAGGTAGACGGGGGCTCCGGCACCGACCCGCTCTCCGTAGTTGCCTTTGCGCAGCAGCCTGTGAACGCGGCCCACCGGGAACTGGAGTCCGGCTCTAGAGGAGCGGGTCTTGGCCTTCGCTCGGGTTTTTCCTCCGGTCTTTCCGCGGCCACTCATTTTGTTGCTTCTTGTTTCTGCAGACTCAAGAAAATGTGACCAGCAGCGGCTGAAAGCTGCTTTATATGTCCGCGGAGAGGAGCGGGACGATGCTGGCGACCAACCAGAAAAGCTCCCAGCAGAGCGGGACGGAGAGGCGGACTTTTTGAACGCAGCTTCCTCCAATGAGCGGCGGACATTAAGCCGGGAGGCGACGCCTCTGGGCGGCGCTGAGCTCCAGGAGGAGCCGCTAACCAACCAGGATCCGGAGCGGAGCTGCAGCGTCACAGAGACACGCCCAGAGCCGCAGCTTAAGAGCAGCGGAGCCTCGGCGGTTCGCCACATTTCTCTCCTGATCCCGAGCAGAGAAGCAGAATCATGGCCAGAACCAAGCAGACCGCCCGTAAATCCACCGGAGGCAAAGCCCCCAGGAAGCAGCTGGCCACCAAGGCAGCCAGGAAGAGCGCTCCGGCTACCGGCGGCGTGAAGAAGCCTCACCGCTACAGGCCCGGTACCGTGGCTCTGAGGGAGATCCGTCGCTACCAGAAGTCGACGGAGCTGCTGATCCGCAAGCTGCCCTTCCAGCGTCTGGTCCGAGAGATCGCTCAGGACTTCAAGACCGACCTGCGCTTCCAGAGCTCCGCCGTCATGGCTCTGCAGGAGGCCAGCGAGGCCTACCTGGTGGGTCTGTTCGAGGACACCAACCTGTGCGCCATCCACGCCAAGAGGGTCACCATCATGCCCAAAGACATCCAGCTGGCCCGCCGCATCCGCGGAGAGAGAGCTTAGAGGCTGCAGctccaacaaacacacaacggctcttttaagagccacACACACCCAGTTTAACAGCTCTTCCTGTTGCGTCTTAAACTTTCCTGCTTTATACAGACAaatctggagattttttttttcttttcacacagaTCTACAAGTTTACTTTTgtcctaaataaaataagctgtttTATCTTATATCACCACCATtgtgcataaaaactgaatgttgatCCATAACTTCAAGCCTGAATCTGATTTCTgtagaaataaagttgttttatttctttctcagtCACATCTGAACCTCCATCACCATATGAAGGAAACATCacttcagtttatatttttgctccttttcctcattttatgtTCCCCATAACTAAATGTTGTAGTTAAACAATATACTAGCTTTAGTATCACAAAGTACTCAAACAAGTGTTAAATTAAGCACCATATGTTCATGCAACTTAACTTAGATTATTAAATACAGTTCAAACTATTCTTCTATACAAAAGGTCTCATTGCTGCTTCCTGatgttttcaca
The window above is part of the Xiphophorus couchianus chromosome 14, X_couchianus-1.0, whole genome shotgun sequence genome. Proteins encoded here:
- the LOC114157240 gene encoding histone H2A-like, giving the protein MSGRGKTGGKTRAKAKTRSSRAGLQFPVGRVHRLLRKGNYGERVGAGAPVYLAAVLEYLTAEILELAGNAARDNKKTRIIPRHLQLAVRNDEELNKLLGGVTIAQGGVLPNIQAVLLPKKTEKAAKAK
- the LOC114157205 gene encoding histone H3: MARTKQTARKSTGGKAPRKQLATKAARKSAPATGGVKKPHRYRPGTVALREIRRYQKSTELLIRKLPFQRLVREIAQDFKTDLRFQSSAVMALQEASEAYLVGLFEDTNLCAIHAKRVTIMPKDIQLARRIRGERA